Proteins from a single region of Synechococcus sp. WH 8109:
- the fusA gene encoding elongation factor G, translated as MARDFPLERVRNIGIAAHIDAGKTTTTERILFYSGVVHKIGEVHDGAAVTDWMAQERERGITITAAAISTAWQDHRINIIDTPGHVDFTIEVERSMRVLDGVIAVFCAVGGVQPQSETVWRQADRYSVPRMVFVNKMDRTGADFLKVHGQIKDRLKANAVPIQLPIGAEGELSGIIDLVANKAYIYKNDLGTDIEEAEVPADMADEVAEWRNTLMETIAETDEALIEQFLETGELSVDELKKGIREGVLKHGLVPMLCGSAFKNKGVQLVLDAVIDYLPAPVDVPPIQGVLPDGSEAVRPSDDSAPFSALAFKVMADPYGKLTFVRMYSGILEKGSYVLNSTKGEKERISRLVVLKADDREEVDALRAGDLGAVLGLKNTTTGDTLCTQDDPIVLETLFIPEPVISVAVEPKTKGDMEKLSKALVALAEEDPTFRVNTDSETGQTVIAGMGELHLEILVDRMLREFKVEANIGAPQVSYRETIRGSAGGEGKFSRQTGGKGQYGHVVIEMEPGEPGSGFEFVNKIVGGVVPKEYIKPAEQGMKETCESGVIAGYPLIDVKCTLVHGSYHDVDSSEMAFKIAGSMAFKDGVKKCNPVLLEPMMKVEVEAPEDFLGSIIGDLSSRRGQVEGQSVEDGTSKISAKVPLAEMFGYATELRSMTQGRGIFSMEFDNYAEVPRNVAEAIISKNQGNS; from the coding sequence GTGGCCCGCGACTTCCCCCTGGAACGCGTCAGAAATATTGGTATCGCTGCTCACATCGATGCCGGCAAAACCACCACGACAGAACGGATCCTGTTCTATTCCGGTGTGGTTCACAAAATCGGCGAGGTGCATGACGGCGCCGCCGTGACCGACTGGATGGCCCAGGAACGGGAACGTGGCATCACCATCACCGCAGCTGCCATTTCGACGGCCTGGCAGGACCATCGGATCAACATCATCGATACGCCTGGCCACGTGGACTTCACCATTGAGGTGGAGCGCTCCATGCGTGTGCTGGATGGTGTGATCGCCGTCTTCTGCGCCGTTGGAGGCGTTCAGCCCCAATCGGAAACCGTCTGGCGTCAGGCCGATCGCTATTCCGTTCCTCGGATGGTGTTCGTGAACAAGATGGACCGCACCGGTGCGGACTTCCTCAAGGTTCACGGCCAAATCAAGGATCGCCTAAAAGCCAATGCTGTACCGATCCAGCTTCCAATCGGGGCTGAAGGCGAGCTGAGCGGCATCATCGACCTCGTTGCCAACAAGGCATACATCTATAAGAACGATCTCGGCACCGACATTGAAGAAGCCGAGGTGCCGGCGGACATGGCCGACGAGGTCGCGGAATGGCGGAACACCTTGATGGAAACCATCGCCGAAACCGATGAGGCGCTGATCGAGCAGTTCCTCGAAACCGGCGAACTCAGCGTCGACGAGCTCAAGAAAGGCATCCGTGAGGGCGTGCTCAAGCACGGCCTGGTGCCAATGCTTTGTGGCTCCGCCTTTAAGAACAAAGGTGTGCAGCTGGTGCTCGACGCCGTGATCGACTACTTGCCTGCTCCCGTCGACGTTCCCCCCATCCAGGGTGTGCTTCCCGACGGCAGCGAAGCGGTGCGTCCGTCCGACGACAGCGCCCCCTTCAGTGCCCTCGCCTTCAAGGTGATGGCCGATCCCTACGGCAAGCTCACCTTCGTGCGGATGTACTCCGGCATCCTCGAGAAGGGCAGCTACGTGCTCAACTCCACCAAAGGTGAGAAGGAGCGCATCTCCCGCCTGGTGGTGCTCAAGGCTGACGACCGAGAGGAAGTTGATGCGCTGCGTGCCGGCGACCTCGGCGCAGTGCTCGGACTAAAGAACACCACCACGGGTGACACCCTCTGCACCCAGGACGATCCGATCGTTCTCGAGACTCTGTTCATCCCCGAACCGGTGATCTCCGTGGCTGTTGAGCCGAAGACCAAGGGCGACATGGAGAAACTCTCCAAGGCCCTGGTTGCTCTGGCTGAAGAGGATCCCACCTTCCGCGTCAACACCGACTCTGAAACCGGCCAGACCGTGATCGCCGGCATGGGCGAACTCCACCTGGAAATCCTGGTGGACCGCATGCTGCGTGAGTTCAAGGTGGAAGCCAACATTGGCGCACCTCAGGTGTCCTACCGCGAAACCATCCGTGGTTCTGCAGGTGGCGAAGGCAAGTTCTCCCGTCAGACCGGTGGTAAGGGCCAATACGGCCACGTTGTGATCGAGATGGAACCGGGTGAGCCCGGCTCCGGCTTCGAATTCGTCAACAAGATCGTGGGCGGTGTCGTTCCGAAGGAATACATCAAGCCCGCCGAGCAGGGCATGAAGGAGACCTGCGAATCTGGTGTGATCGCCGGATACCCCCTCATCGATGTGAAATGCACCTTGGTGCATGGCTCATATCACGACGTCGACTCTTCGGAGATGGCGTTCAAGATCGCCGGATCCATGGCCTTCAAGGACGGCGTCAAGAAGTGCAATCCTGTGCTGCTTGAGCCGATGATGAAGGTCGAGGTCGAAGCTCCCGAGGATTTCCTTGGTTCGATCATCGGCGACCTGTCCTCCCGTCGAGGTCAGGTTGAGGGCCAGTCCGTCGAAGACGGCACGTCCAAAATCTCGGCCAAGGTGCCCCTTGCCGAGATGTTCGGTTACGCCACCGAGCTCCGCTCCATGACCCAGGGCCGGGGCATTTTCTCAATGGAATTCGACAATTACGCCGAAGTTCCTCGCAATGTGGCCGAGGCCATCATTTCCAAGAATCAGGGCAATTCCTGA
- the rpsG gene encoding 30S ribosomal protein S7, protein MSRRNAAEKRPILPDPQFNSRLATMMVVRLMQHGKKSTAQRILSDAFGLINERTGGDPLELFETAVKNATPLVEVRARRVGGATYQVPMEVRQERGTAMALRWLVSFSRARNGRSMAQKLAGELMDAANEAGNAVRKREETHKMAEANKAFAHYRY, encoded by the coding sequence ATGTCACGCCGCAACGCCGCTGAGAAGCGCCCGATTCTTCCCGACCCGCAGTTCAACAGCCGCCTCGCCACGATGATGGTGGTGCGCCTGATGCAGCACGGCAAGAAATCGACAGCGCAACGGATCCTGTCCGACGCGTTCGGCCTGATCAACGAGCGCACCGGTGGAGATCCGCTCGAACTGTTCGAAACAGCTGTCAAGAACGCCACCCCCCTGGTCGAAGTGCGTGCCCGCCGAGTTGGCGGTGCCACTTACCAGGTGCCCATGGAAGTGCGCCAGGAGCGCGGCACCGCCATGGCCCTGCGCTGGCTCGTGAGCTTCTCCCGCGCCCGCAACGGCCGGAGCATGGCACAGAAGTTGGCTGGCGAACTGATGGATGCCGCCAACGAGGCTGGCAACGCTGTTCGCAAGCGCGAAGAAACCCACAAGATGGCCGAAGCCAACAAGGCTTTCGCCCACTACCGCTACTGA
- the rpsL gene encoding 30S ribosomal protein S12 has translation MPTIQQLIRTERSRLKAKTKSPALKSCPERRGVCTRVYTSTPKKPNSALRKVARVRLTSGFEVTAYIGGVGHNLQEHSVVLIRGGRVKDLPGVRYHIIRGTLDTAGVKDRRQSRSKYGAKAPKE, from the coding sequence ATGCCAACCATCCAACAGCTGATCCGCACTGAGCGCTCACGCCTCAAGGCCAAGACCAAGTCCCCGGCTTTGAAGTCCTGCCCTGAGCGTCGCGGTGTTTGCACCCGCGTTTACACCTCAACTCCCAAAAAGCCCAATTCGGCGCTGCGCAAGGTGGCTCGTGTGCGCCTGACCTCGGGCTTTGAGGTCACGGCCTACATCGGCGGCGTCGGTCACAACCTGCAGGAGCACTCGGTGGTGTTGATCCGTGGCGGTCGTGTCAAAGATCTCCCTGGCGTCCGCTACCACATCATCCGCGGAACCCTGGATACCGCTGGCGTGAAAGACCGGCGTCAGTCCCGCTCCAAGTACGGCGCCAAGGCTCCGAAGGAGTGA
- a CDS encoding iron-sulfur cluster assembly accessory protein: MAANLRLTAAAAAELGRQAAVAGTPGQMHLDLTPGECAQHVLRIRAGHLAGVAIARADGVTVHAPAEQLKLLEGLCLDYRGDLSGGGFLIRNSDGVEPCACGSAFSRL, encoded by the coding sequence ATGGCTGCCAATCTGCGGCTGACCGCTGCCGCTGCTGCCGAGCTAGGGCGACAGGCGGCCGTCGCGGGAACTCCGGGGCAGATGCATCTCGATCTCACGCCCGGGGAGTGCGCACAACATGTGCTGCGCATCCGGGCAGGACATCTGGCCGGCGTTGCGATCGCAAGGGCCGATGGGGTGACCGTGCACGCCCCTGCAGAACAGCTCAAATTGCTTGAAGGCCTTTGCCTGGACTACCGCGGCGACCTCAGTGGTGGTGGTTTTCTGATCCGCAACAGCGATGGGGTTGAACCCTGTGCCTGCGGCAGTGCCTTCAGCCGCCTTTGA
- a CDS encoding phosphodiester glycosidase family protein: MLAFAPLPAPPPELRPVPNQSGEEVLIGRERSKAVWLWRGSDAEPEELWLPLEVLESRLGFRRVSRLDGEALEWFGRTVLLTALATRSLGDEVGLEVSDWLAATGVSALARGNTLELRLPLPTVKNLRRGKGSTADRLVLDLNGPALVQRLNGDMLLELKLSRTQQGQLKAWGLSPQQHRHGGLVLKGQATKLRSLSLVSPWRVVLDGVQSGGRRPVQSARLPLRNPAVAEWLRRGFVLEQRTIKVGVKPIHVFRAGGQLSRLGITLQPLVKAEQQQGLRFLPQLSQPAGALVAVNGGFFNRINQLPLGAVRHQGVWLSGPILNRGVIAWGSSGDLQFGRLRLNQTLQVNNGRRWSLMALNSGYVQKGLSLYTPAWGPRYRALSGEEEALLIRGGRVEATVDKSSLQRGIAIPKDAELVVARGRTPLPARPGDRIQVTSRSLSSLAQQPNVLGGGPLLMQNGHVVLNGRQEGFSPGFMSLAAPRTVVAQGPSGQWLMTLRGAAGSDPTLVETALAAQQLGLRDALNMDGGSSTTLVVAGRTVMNGRSSTPRVHNGLGLIPL; the protein is encoded by the coding sequence ATGCTGGCCTTTGCCCCACTTCCCGCGCCACCGCCTGAGCTTCGCCCTGTGCCGAACCAGAGCGGTGAGGAGGTGCTAATCGGGAGAGAGCGCAGCAAAGCGGTTTGGCTCTGGAGGGGCAGCGACGCAGAACCGGAAGAACTTTGGCTGCCCTTGGAGGTTCTGGAATCCCGTCTGGGTTTCCGGCGGGTATCCCGTCTTGATGGCGAAGCACTGGAATGGTTTGGCCGAACGGTCTTATTGACCGCATTAGCGACCCGTTCACTCGGTGATGAAGTCGGCCTCGAAGTGAGCGACTGGCTAGCCGCAACTGGCGTCAGCGCCCTAGCGAGGGGAAACACCTTGGAGCTTCGGCTGCCCTTACCAACGGTGAAAAACCTGCGCCGCGGCAAGGGTTCAACAGCCGATCGGTTGGTGTTGGACCTGAACGGCCCCGCTCTGGTGCAGCGCTTGAACGGCGACATGTTGCTGGAGCTCAAGTTGTCGCGGACCCAGCAAGGTCAACTCAAGGCATGGGGGCTCTCGCCTCAGCAGCATCGCCACGGCGGTCTTGTGCTGAAGGGACAAGCCACCAAGCTGAGGAGCCTGAGCCTGGTGTCCCCTTGGCGAGTGGTGCTGGATGGTGTGCAGAGCGGTGGTCGCCGCCCAGTCCAGAGCGCACGTCTTCCCCTCCGCAATCCTGCTGTGGCCGAATGGCTGAGGCGGGGCTTCGTCTTGGAGCAACGCACCATCAAGGTGGGTGTGAAACCCATTCATGTGTTCCGTGCCGGAGGGCAGTTGAGCCGTCTCGGCATCACCCTTCAGCCCCTGGTCAAAGCCGAGCAGCAACAGGGTCTGCGTTTTCTGCCTCAGCTCTCCCAACCCGCAGGGGCACTGGTCGCAGTGAACGGAGGCTTTTTCAACCGGATCAACCAACTCCCCTTGGGGGCTGTGCGGCATCAGGGGGTCTGGCTGTCCGGTCCGATCCTGAACCGCGGCGTGATCGCTTGGGGATCTTCAGGGGATCTGCAGTTCGGCCGGCTGCGTCTGAATCAGACGCTGCAAGTGAACAACGGTCGCCGTTGGAGCCTCATGGCACTCAACAGCGGCTACGTCCAGAAGGGGCTGAGCCTCTACACACCTGCATGGGGGCCCCGCTACCGGGCCCTCAGCGGCGAGGAGGAAGCACTGTTGATTCGCGGCGGCCGCGTCGAAGCAACGGTCGACAAAAGCAGCCTGCAACGCGGCATCGCCATCCCCAAAGACGCTGAATTGGTGGTGGCCCGGGGACGCACGCCGCTGCCAGCACGGCCTGGTGATCGGATCCAGGTGACATCCAGATCACTCTCCTCCCTCGCGCAACAACCCAATGTTCTGGGCGGCGGTCCACTGCTGATGCAGAACGGCCACGTGGTGCTGAACGGACGCCAGGAGGGATTCAGCCCTGGCTTCATGAGCTTGGCGGCACCAAGAACGGTGGTAGCTCAGGGGCCGAGCGGTCAGTGGCTGATGACCTTGCGTGGCGCCGCCGGCAGTGATCCCACCCTTGTGGAAACAGCCCTGGCAGCCCAGCAACTGGGGCTGCGCGATGCCTTGAACATGGATGGCGGCAGCTCCACCACCCTCGTGGTGGCCGGACGCACCGTGATGAATGGCCGAAGCAGTACCCCGAGAGTCCACAACGGCCTGGGGCTCATCCCCCTCTGA